The Oncorhynchus masou masou isolate Uvic2021 chromosome 31, UVic_Omas_1.1, whole genome shotgun sequence genome includes a region encoding these proteins:
- the LOC135523606 gene encoding large ribosomal subunit protein eL38 yields MPRKIEEIKDFLLTARRKDAKSVKIKKNKDNVKFKVRCSRYLYTLVITDKEKAEKLKQSLPPGLAVKELK; encoded by the exons ATG CCACGCAAAATTGAAGAAATAAAAGATTTCCTGCTTACAGCAAGAAGGAAGGATGCCAAGT CTGTAAAGATCAAGAAGAACAAGGACAATGTCAAGTTCAAGGTGCGTTGCAGCAGGTACCTGTACACCCTCGTCATCACGGACAAGGAGAAGGCCGAGAAGCTGAAGCAGTCCCTGCCCCCAG GTCTGGCTGTGAAGGAGCTCAAGTAG